One window of the Chryseobacterium sp. CY350 genome contains the following:
- a CDS encoding SusC/RagA family TonB-linked outer membrane protein yields the protein MKKYKIAIAFCLLPFSYVFAQEVIKGKVVSSNQKPLSGVIVTVSETGANTTTDSSGAFQINDLQKGNTLIFTYPDYSTREVVVDEKTVLNIILAAEKIRSIDEVIVTGYTKQRKADITGAVSVVDMKDLNKQTEPNPIKSLQGRVAGVNITADGSPSGSNTKVLIRGVGTLNNTDPLYVIDGVPTKAGMHELNPSDIESMQVLKDASSASIYGSRAANGVIIITTKKGKKGKMRIDLNYYTAYSQYARTTEVLNAKQFGQVLWQANINDGLNPNLNNLSYNFDWGVQNGIPTLYNSFVPEYLDAGKTIKSANTNWYDEVSQTGVANSLDVSASSASDKGSYYFSLGYYDNEGIVKLTNFKRLSARVNTSYNFFDGKLKIGENFTFNKTNELMDPGVLDPALRALPIIPVHTVDGIGWGGPVGGMNDRQNPVRLLEYNKDNGYQYQRFFGNVYAELQPVKNLTLKSSFGIDLSNYYKRMLQRSYVSGYLQNKTNAVNIDQSDTEKWTWSNTAQYTAKAGKHHFDVLGGMEMYKDTFKNTWLRKEGFLIETPDYMYPDAGTGDAFNGGSSTYYSLLSYFGKFSYDYDNRYLFSATMRYDGSSRFGKNNRFGTFPAFSAGWRINKEHFAENLIPFFSDLRLRAGWGQTGNQEISNSAVYSLYIANYAGGNPTWATSYGTAYDISGVGSGLLPSGFIATQTKNDDLRWETTTQTNLGLDFGFLNQKLTGSVDIYKKATKDILVLPPYLGVIGEGGDRWINGASMENKGIEVALSYQNETAGGFRYEVSGNISMNRNKITELPQSVINNYGGNGTTDNILGRPVNSMYGYVADGLFRTQAEVDNSATQSGKGLGRIRYADLNGDGMIDDKDRTWIGNPNPGFMYGVNLNFSYKNFDLSTFWQGIGDVDVINSKKYQTDFWSVDDVGSNKGTRLLNAWSPQNPNSDIPALTTVDSNAESRFSSYYVESGSYLKLRVLQLGYTFPKSLMEQYHIVNFRMYASVQNLWTIKSKSFTGIDPETPAFGYPLPLTINFGVNFSL from the coding sequence ATGAAGAAATACAAAATAGCCATCGCCTTTTGCCTTCTGCCTTTTTCGTATGTATTTGCGCAGGAAGTCATTAAAGGTAAGGTAGTTTCCTCAAATCAGAAACCGTTGAGCGGGGTTATTGTAACCGTTTCGGAAACAGGAGCCAATACCACAACAGACAGCAGCGGTGCATTTCAGATCAATGACCTGCAAAAAGGAAACACTTTAATTTTCACTTATCCGGATTATTCTACCCGTGAAGTTGTGGTAGATGAAAAAACGGTTCTTAACATCATTTTAGCTGCAGAGAAAATAAGAAGTATAGATGAGGTCATCGTAACCGGATATACGAAGCAGCGAAAAGCAGATATTACCGGTGCGGTTTCAGTGGTGGATATGAAAGACCTGAACAAGCAGACCGAACCCAATCCAATAAAATCTTTGCAGGGAAGAGTAGCCGGCGTTAATATCACAGCCGACGGATCTCCTTCAGGCAGTAACACAAAAGTACTGATTCGTGGAGTTGGAACTCTGAATAATACAGATCCACTTTATGTAATAGATGGAGTTCCCACTAAAGCTGGGATGCACGAGCTTAATCCAAGTGATATCGAATCGATGCAGGTTCTCAAAGATGCATCTTCTGCAAGTATCTACGGATCCAGGGCTGCGAATGGCGTTATCATTATTACTACCAAAAAAGGAAAAAAAGGGAAGATGAGAATCGACCTCAATTATTATACGGCATATTCACAGTATGCCAGAACAACTGAGGTTCTGAATGCAAAGCAGTTCGGACAGGTTCTCTGGCAGGCCAATATTAATGACGGACTGAACCCAAATTTGAATAATCTCAGCTACAATTTCGATTGGGGTGTCCAGAATGGCATTCCAACTTTATACAATAGTTTCGTGCCCGAATATCTGGATGCCGGAAAAACGATTAAGTCGGCCAATACCAACTGGTACGATGAGGTTTCGCAGACTGGTGTTGCCAATTCACTGGATGTTTCTGCTTCGAGTGCTTCAGACAAGGGTTCTTACTACTTCTCTCTGGGATATTATGACAATGAAGGAATCGTGAAATTGACTAATTTCAAAAGATTGTCTGCCCGTGTCAATACCTCGTATAACTTTTTCGACGGAAAACTGAAAATCGGTGAAAATTTCACCTTTAATAAAACCAATGAACTGATGGATCCCGGCGTTTTGGATCCTGCTTTACGTGCTTTGCCCATCATTCCGGTTCATACTGTAGATGGAATCGGCTGGGGAGGACCGGTTGGCGGAATGAATGACAGGCAAAATCCTGTCAGACTTTTGGAATACAATAAAGACAACGGCTATCAATACCAAAGATTCTTCGGAAATGTCTATGCCGAATTGCAGCCTGTGAAAAATTTGACCTTAAAATCAAGCTTCGGAATAGATCTTTCCAATTATTACAAAAGAATGCTGCAAAGAAGCTATGTTTCGGGTTATCTGCAAAACAAAACCAATGCAGTGAACATCGACCAGTCGGACACCGAAAAATGGACGTGGTCAAATACCGCACAATACACTGCAAAAGCAGGAAAACACCATTTTGATGTTTTGGGCGGAATGGAAATGTACAAGGATACATTTAAAAACACCTGGCTGAGAAAAGAAGGATTTTTGATAGAAACACCGGATTATATGTATCCCGATGCGGGAACTGGGGACGCTTTCAACGGCGGAAGTTCCACGTATTACAGCCTATTGTCCTACTTCGGAAAATTCTCTTACGATTATGACAACCGTTATCTTTTCTCTGCAACAATGCGTTATGACGGCTCTTCAAGATTCGGTAAAAATAACCGTTTTGGAACTTTTCCTGCATTCTCGGCAGGATGGAGAATCAATAAAGAACATTTTGCAGAAAATCTGATTCCGTTTTTCTCAGATTTGAGATTAAGAGCAGGTTGGGGACAAACCGGGAATCAGGAAATCAGCAATTCGGCGGTTTACTCGCTTTATATAGCGAACTATGCAGGAGGAAATCCAACGTGGGCAACATCTTACGGGACGGCTTACGATATTTCCGGTGTCGGAAGCGGATTACTGCCATCAGGATTTATCGCAACGCAGACAAAAAATGACGACTTGAGATGGGAAACCACCACGCAGACCAATCTTGGACTGGATTTCGGATTTTTAAATCAAAAACTGACGGGTAGTGTTGATATCTATAAAAAAGCAACAAAAGACATTCTGGTATTGCCACCTTATCTTGGTGTGATCGGAGAAGGAGGAGATCGATGGATCAATGGTGCATCTATGGAAAACAAAGGGATTGAAGTTGCATTGTCTTATCAGAATGAAACCGCAGGTGGTTTCCGCTACGAGGTTTCAGGAAACATCTCGATGAACCGTAACAAAATTACCGAACTTCCTCAATCCGTTATCAACAACTACGGTGGAAACGGAACAACGGATAATATCTTGGGACGCCCCGTCAACTCAATGTATGGTTATGTTGCTGATGGACTTTTCAGGACTCAGGCAGAGGTGGATAATTCTGCAACTCAGTCAGGTAAAGGTTTAGGAAGAATCCGTTATGCAGATCTAAATGGTGATGGAATGATTGACGACAAAGACAGAACGTGGATCGGCAATCCGAATCCGGGGTTTATGTACGGTGTCAACCTCAACTTTTCATACAAAAACTTTGATCTTTCAACCTTCTGGCAGGGCATCGGCGATGTAGATGTCATTAATTCAAAAAAATACCAGACCGATTTCTGGAGTGTGGATGATGTAGGTTCTAATAAAGGGACAAGGCTTCTGAATGCGTGGTCGCCACAGAATCCCAATTCGGATATTCCTGCGCTTACGACAGTGGACAGCAATGCAGAATCCAGATTCTCATCGTATTATGTAGAAAGCGGAAGTTATCTGAAGCTGAGGGTTTTACAGTTGGGCTACACGTTCCCGAAATCTTTAATGGAGCAGTATCACATTGTCAATTTCAGGATGTATGCAAGTGTTCAGAATCTTTGGACGATAAAATCAAAAAGCTTTACAGGAATAGATCCTGAAACACCGGCATTCGGTTATCCGTTACCGCTGACGATCAATTTTGGAGTTAATTTTTCCCTATAA
- a CDS encoding glycoside hydrolase family 32 protein produces the protein MKKIISTLIIAATFYSGLNAQSDSKTSEEQLYRPNYHFTPQKGWMNDPNGMFYLNGTYHLFFQYTPFQSVPDFSKMHWGHAISKDLIKWEELAPALAYDEKGAIFSGSAVVDKDNTSGFGDGKNIPVVAIFTYHDMKKEQAGAIDAQSQAIAYSLDNGKTWTKYSNNPVLKNPGIKDFRDPKVFWDAKRKQWVMGLAAQDRQHFYASKNLKDWTFLSEFGKDFGGHGGVWECPDLFPIKVEGTNEEKWVLIVNINPGGPNGGSAAQYFVGDFDGKTFKMDDVFTKQLEKEKVVWLDWGRDNYASVSFDNVPDNKRVIIGWMSNWDYSPNVPTEKWRGSSTIPREVILKRSKEGYILKNIPVSQLKNYKGKAVKKEINLVSDKKLISKGEIDLSKAVIDVDFKKMTKGVYNFALKNSLGEKVIFGIDNNKQELFIDRTKSGKTDFKNNFADRISKAPLSKSYQNATIKIVLDKTSIEIFFNNGEKVMTEIFFPNESFSELSLSTDTKGSTVNFNAHQINIK, from the coding sequence ATGAAGAAAATAATATCAACTTTAATCATCGCTGCAACGTTTTATTCCGGGCTCAATGCACAGTCGGATTCAAAGACGTCCGAAGAGCAGCTTTACAGACCCAACTATCATTTCACTCCTCAAAAAGGATGGATGAATGATCCGAACGGGATGTTTTATCTCAACGGAACATATCACTTATTTTTCCAATATACGCCATTTCAAAGCGTTCCGGATTTCAGTAAGATGCACTGGGGCCACGCCATCAGTAAAGATCTTATAAAATGGGAAGAATTAGCTCCTGCACTTGCCTATGATGAGAAAGGCGCAATTTTTTCCGGAAGCGCAGTTGTGGATAAGGATAATACATCAGGTTTCGGTGATGGAAAGAATATTCCCGTGGTCGCAATTTTCACCTATCACGATATGAAAAAAGAGCAGGCTGGAGCAATCGATGCACAGTCTCAGGCAATCGCTTATTCTTTGGATAATGGAAAAACCTGGACCAAATACAGTAACAATCCTGTACTGAAAAATCCGGGTATCAAAGATTTCAGGGATCCGAAAGTTTTCTGGGATGCCAAAAGAAAACAATGGGTCATGGGATTGGCGGCACAGGACAGACAGCATTTTTATGCCTCAAAAAACCTGAAAGACTGGACCTTCCTTTCGGAATTTGGTAAAGATTTCGGGGGACACGGTGGGGTTTGGGAATGTCCGGATCTTTTCCCGATAAAGGTAGAAGGAACCAATGAAGAAAAATGGGTGCTTATCGTCAACATTAATCCGGGTGGTCCGAACGGTGGTTCTGCCGCACAGTATTTTGTAGGTGATTTTGACGGAAAAACCTTCAAAATGGATGATGTTTTTACAAAGCAGCTCGAAAAAGAAAAAGTAGTCTGGTTGGATTGGGGACGCGATAATTATGCGAGTGTTTCTTTTGATAATGTTCCGGATAATAAAAGAGTAATTATCGGATGGATGTCAAATTGGGATTATTCACCGAATGTGCCTACAGAAAAATGGAGAGGAAGTTCTACTATTCCTCGTGAAGTGATTTTGAAAAGATCAAAAGAAGGTTACATTCTGAAAAATATTCCTGTTTCCCAGCTTAAAAATTACAAAGGGAAGGCAGTTAAAAAAGAAATTAACCTTGTTTCCGATAAAAAGCTCATCAGCAAAGGAGAAATAGATCTTTCCAAAGCGGTAATTGATGTTGATTTCAAAAAAATGACCAAAGGAGTATACAATTTTGCTTTGAAAAATTCATTGGGAGAAAAGGTAATTTTCGGAATTGATAATAATAAGCAGGAACTTTTTATTGACCGTACCAAATCCGGGAAAACCGATTTTAAGAACAATTTTGCAGACAGAATTTCAAAAGCACCATTATCAAAAAGCTACCAAAATGCAACAATCAAAATTGTATTGGATAAAACTTCCATCGAGATTTTCTTCAATAATGGCGAAAAAGTAATGACTGAAATATTCTTCCCTAATGAAAGCTTCTCGGAGCTAAGCTTATCCACAGATACCAAAGGAAGTACAGTGAACTTCAATGCTCATCAGATTAATATCAAATAA
- a CDS encoding sugar porter family MFS transporter has protein sequence MNKILMWSITAALAGFLFGFDVVVISGADKKLQALWNSSDAFHGAVVMGMALWGTVIGAIFGGIPTNKLGRKKTLLIIGVLYAFSAIGTALSNDPYLFAFFRFMGGLGVGASTIAAPAYISEIAPAKDRGRMVSLYQFNIVLGILIAFLSNYLLSGIGDNDWRWMLGVQAIPAAIYTLCVFTIPESPRWLVSQSRIDEAKKVMKILSPDQDSDSLITQMEDNHAESPKENIFMKKYRFPLMLAFLVAFFNQMSGINAFLYYAPRIFGEAGLGEKTALLSSIGIGVVNMVFTLVGVNLIDKVGRRTLMYLGSVGYIISLGLVSMAFYFHWSGLAIPIFLFLFIASHAIGQGTVIWVFISEIFPNHLRASGQAFGSSTHWLLAAIIPSLIPTLFSTIGAGTVFLVFTVAMVFQLLFVMFMMPETKGISLEKLSKTLTK, from the coding sequence ATGAATAAAATTCTTATGTGGTCTATTACGGCAGCTTTGGCAGGATTTCTTTTCGGGTTTGATGTTGTAGTAATTTCCGGTGCAGACAAAAAATTGCAGGCACTCTGGAACAGCTCAGATGCATTTCACGGAGCTGTCGTAATGGGAATGGCATTATGGGGTACAGTGATAGGCGCCATTTTTGGCGGAATCCCGACCAATAAATTAGGACGTAAAAAAACACTCCTGATTATTGGTGTTTTATATGCGTTTTCTGCGATAGGAACTGCACTTTCCAATGATCCTTATCTGTTTGCATTTTTCAGGTTTATGGGTGGTTTGGGTGTTGGTGCTTCTACAATTGCTGCACCGGCTTATATTTCAGAGATTGCGCCTGCAAAAGACCGTGGCAGAATGGTTTCCCTGTATCAGTTTAATATTGTTCTGGGGATTCTGATTGCATTTTTATCAAATTATTTATTAAGCGGTATCGGTGACAACGACTGGAGATGGATGCTTGGTGTGCAGGCAATTCCTGCGGCTATTTATACATTATGTGTATTTACCATTCCGGAAAGTCCGAGATGGCTGGTTTCGCAATCCAGAATAGACGAAGCAAAAAAAGTGATGAAAATTCTGAGTCCTGATCAGGATTCTGACTCCTTGATCACACAGATGGAGGATAACCACGCAGAATCGCCAAAGGAAAATATCTTTATGAAAAAATACCGTTTTCCGCTGATGCTGGCTTTTCTTGTAGCCTTTTTTAATCAGATGTCGGGAATCAACGCATTCTTGTATTATGCACCAAGAATCTTTGGTGAAGCAGGTTTGGGTGAGAAAACAGCACTTCTCAGCAGTATCGGGATTGGTGTTGTGAATATGGTTTTCACTTTGGTAGGGGTCAACCTCATTGATAAAGTCGGGAGGAGAACATTGATGTATTTGGGTTCTGTAGGTTATATCATTTCTTTAGGATTGGTTTCTATGGCTTTTTATTTTCATTGGTCGGGATTGGCGATTCCTATTTTCCTGTTCCTTTTTATTGCTTCACACGCTATCGGTCAGGGAACGGTGATCTGGGTGTTCATTTCAGAGATTTTTCCTAATCACCTTCGCGCATCCGGACAGGCTTTCGGAAGTTCCACACACTGGCTCTTGGCAGCGATCATTCCATCGTTAATTCCTACATTATTTTCCACGATTGGAGCAGGAACCGTGTTTTTAGTCTTTACCGTTGCCATGGTATTCCAATTATTATTCGTGATGTTTATGATGCCGGAGACAAAAGGTATCTCACTTGAAAAATTAAGCAAAACACTGACGAAATAG